Within Meles meles chromosome 19, mMelMel3.1 paternal haplotype, whole genome shotgun sequence, the genomic segment CGCGGGCCGCGGCCGGCTGCCCCTCAGCCGTCCGGGGGGCCCCCACGGGcccgaggcggcggcggcggctccccTCGCGGCCGTCGGAGCGGTCGGGACACCCGAGGCCAGAGCCGCGgaccccgccgccgccgcctcagaCGCCGCCATGGCTCCCGCACGGCCGAAGAACCGAGCGACCAGGCCCCGCCTCCCGCCGCAGCCACTTccggcagggggcggggccgcCGGCCTCATTAGCATCCGGCGGGGCCCGGACGGCCGCGGCGCCCCCTGCCGGCCATGGAGGGAGTGTCTGCGGGAAGCCGCTGCCCAGTGAGGCAAGAGGGTTACAAAACTTCACAGGGGTTCTTGGGAACAGGTGGAAGGTATTGGTCCCActgatcattttcattttcccagaAAACTTAACTTTGGGCATTAATTGTATAGAAGAAAAAGCAATACGCTCAGGAACTTTATTTCCCCCAtattagaaacaacccaaatattcaaTGGCAGGAGAGGCAATAGTATGTTAATTACATCTATTGTTCATCGAGAGTTTACCGTGTGCTAGACTTTGGGGAAGGTACTTTTCACTTTGTATCTCATTTTGTCCTCAAAACAGGTGTCGCGGGTATGTACTGTAAGTTTTACCCCATTTTGCAGAGAAGAAACTAGCCCCAGGTCGCATTGTACAAACAAGTAAGTTGATATGGTTGAGTTAATCATTTTAAGGGAGACTGGATTTACTTGCctgtatcttttttgtttttgcctcttCACTGTTGAAGTCCAAGTACTACTTAGGAGACAGTATGACTCAGGGCAGGGTTCCAAAACCTAAGTCCTTGGATGGACTAGCTAGACCAAGGAAATGAGCACAGGAGGCCAGGTGTAGACGAGAGAAGTGAGGGCTAGTGAAATGAAATATCCATCCTTTGTTTAAAGGATGCTACTCATCTTTGGTGTtgctagatttattttttaaggtttttaggTGAAAACTGCTAACTTATATGTATCAGAAGCTGTtctagttttctattgctgcagtTACAAGTTTCCACCCCCTTAGTGGCTTAAATCACACAGATTGTggcagggttcttttttttttttttttttaagattttattcacttatttgacagagagagatcacaagtagacagagaggcaggcagagagagagggaagcaggctcgctgctgagcagagagcccactgcgggactcgatcccaggaccctgagatcatgacccgagccgaaggcagccgcctaacccactgagccacccaggcgcccctgtggcaGGGTTCTGACACAAGTACTACCGTAAGATCAAAGTGTGGGCAGGGCTGCATTTCTCCTGGAGGCTCTACAGAACAATCTGCTtacttgccttttccagtttctcgGAGTCAGTAACGGTGAGTTGAGTATTCATTGTATCACGGACTtgttctccctctgatctctcctGTTCCTgttccacacccccccccccccccgccacggtTTCCACTTTTGAAGATCCTTGTGATTACAGTGACTCCATTCAGGAAGTCCAGAATAATCTCCCCTTTGCAAGTCCTTTCGCCTTGTCAGGTAATGTATTTACAGATttcagggattaggatgtggacatctttgagtTGGGGGCATTATTCTGCCTATCACAGAAATTACTTCTGCTTTTAAAAGTTCTGGGGGACAAACAAACTCTACAGCAATGTGTGTGGGGGACGCACCTACAGGCTCTTGTTTCTTTTGGCATGGTGTCTCAGAGTGCAGGCTCTCGAATCTGAATGCCTGGGGTTAACGTGAGCTCAGCCACTTACTAGCATAGGCTTTGGCATTCACTACAGTAGAATAAGACTAGTCATGCTGCCTATCTTATAGGATTGTGGTGAAAATAAGGTAATGCACATAAAATACTTAGGACCGACACAGCAAGTACTCCAAAAATGTTAGCCATTCATTTTTGGAGACCCTACCTAATGTGCCATAAAGTCCTTTGGCCGTGGAGGTCTTTGTCTGTACTCTCTGATCCATCTGTCCCCAAGGCTGCATCTGAATGCCGTATGTGTCCCTGGATCACCAAGTACGTAACAGAAGTTCCTGTGCAAGACAGCGGCCTAGGAAGAAACTGAACTCACCTCTTCCATGGGATAGACCAAATTGTATCTATTTAAAGAATCATTCCTCCTAAAGAAGAACTGAGGGCCCACTGAACATCAAGTACATAACAGATAAAGAGTTCCATGTATTCTCATTTCCTTAAGTAGATGCCTCTGTCTGGGAGGCCTGTAGGGTACAGCCTCAAATGATTCCACTATGGCTAGATATTATGATTAGTGTTTTCCTTGTTCAGGCTCTAACTGCAAATCACTGCCGAGCACCAAGGAGGGCTGTGAGCCTGTGAGAATCCATCTGGGAACCTGCAGAGCCTCTGTGCAAACCTAATAGAGGGCTTCAGGCACCAAGCAAAAATGCCTACCACATGTGTGCACATAGGGACAGATGCTCCATACCATGTCTATGTCTTCAAAGAAATTAGCATTACTGAGCCCCTGCAGACCCAGTGCCTCACTCTGAGATAATAGAAGTGTCCATGCCGTTTGCTAATTATGTCTAAAAATGTATTCTTCCCATATCTGTAATTTATAGACGATACCATTACATTATAGAACTGTTCAGCCCTGCCCCTCTGACTGTATTTATGTATCAGTATATTAAGCCGGTTTTGATTTTCATCAAAAGTAACAAATGTACcagtttttaaatatcttcattCACAAATTGGTGTTCTCTTCTCTGTTTTGACCACTGGCTGACTTCAGTCTAACTGTTCAACTTTCTAGCAGCTGGAGGCACCTGATTTGTGTGTTGTTACATGGCTATTTTATCCCTGGCTTTATTCTGTCTTCCTTGCTTTTCGTTTGCTTTCCTATTTGCCCAGAGTgccttgccttttcattttatcatcattgtaatatatgtttttataccCCAAATCTTTTGTGGAACAAAATAGGAACTATATTTTGAAGTGTTATTAAAAAAGACACACTATGAGATGATCACTGAAAAATTTCCATCAAAAGTAACTGATACCCCAGTTTTGCAATCTTTATTCACAAATCAGATAGTATGGTGAGTCTGAATGTATCATAAAACAGATTACAGAAAAGTATCATGTTTACAATGaaactattattttatataactGAATCATCTGATATGCGACCTCCTGCAATAACCTCATGGACCCAACTCTACCTTCGAATGGACCTATTTTATGATCTTCCTAGAAAGTTTTGAGTTGAGGATGGTTCCTTGCTGCTGCTTTCCAGGATCCAAGGTTTCAGACAAAATCCTTGGAAACAAGCAATTAGAACCTGATCTCTCCAGGATGGTGGAGAGATAGGAGTGAGAAAAAGGACATGTCATTCTTTAAAGGCCCACAAGTGCTATGCTTTGCAAGATATGGGGGAGACAGTACATAGTGGAGGAGGAAAGAATCAGTCCCAACAATTATACTGAATGTTTCTGAACTGTCAATTTCAAGAATTAATTCCTAAAACACAAGTTCATAAACAGAAACTATCCAGCTAGCTGTTGACTGAAATTCCTAGGAAAGAGTCAAAGAGATGCTGTACTTACAAAACCACATATATCTTATTTatctctaattttaaaataattcattccCTTGTTGGGTATGCAAGTAAGCAATGGAGAAAGCGGTGCATCTGCAATacctgaaatataaaaaaaaaaagaaaagaaaaggagtcagTTTAACAATGGCCGAGATTCAAGGGTGGATCACGGACCCCCATGAGGTGTGGAAGCCAAACACGCAAAATAGGGCAAGAGGGGATAGTGGACCGGAGCCAGGAGAAAGCTCAGAGGTAATCAGCCAGCAAAAACAGAGGATCAAATGTAGTGTGTTGTTAATTCTGTAAGATAAGCTGACTACTTACCAGCTGGTGCTAAGGCTTTCAAAGCTTCCAGGAGATGCGGGCTGGAAAACTTTATTAGGCACCGGAGgggctcttttctctctgccaagaTGTCTCCATTGAGGTCACttttgaattttgtttcaagCTGTCAACACATACATTTACAAATAATTACTAAATACATCAGCTGGAATGGTAAACGATAATGAAATGAGGTTTGCATTTTGTTAATTCTTGTCATCAAGAAATATGGAGATTGTGGGGGTGCGGGCCATTTAATTTGCGAATTGCAAACGCAGAAGGCAACCAGTGTGTCAAAGGGTATCACACACAAAACACTTTGGTGCTTGACACACAGGGACCTGGGAGGTGAGCTTGACCCTCTGGGGACCTTTACCTGAGCATTTAGTTTGCAGtccctggtttgttttttttttaagattttattcatttatttgagagagagagtgcgagcttGCAACCATGAATGGAGGGAGGGGctaagggagggagagaggcagactccccgctgagcagggagcctgatgcctaCAGGGagcatgtggggctcaatttcaggatctgagccagagagagaagccaaacccaggcgccccctagtttgcattcttcttctttttaaaattcaattcaattagccaacataaagtacatacttagtttcagatgtactgTTGTTCAACAATTTATCATTTGTGcctaatacccagtgctcatcacatcctgttgcattctttttttttttttccaaagattttatttatttatttgacagacagagatcacaagtaggcagagaggcaggcagagagagagaggaggaaggaggttccccgctgagcagagagccggactggacctggggctggatcccagaaccctgggcctgacctgagcggaaggcagaggctctaaacccactgcgccacccaggcgccctcctgtTGCATTCTTAAAGGCAAATTACCACTATCTGTTGTAATCTGTCATTTTGATGTAAAAATGTCATGTCTTCTGAGTCACAACCATGATTTCTTTTTACATTATGGAAGATTTCAGAAGTACACAAAAATAAGGAGCACAGCATAATGATAGCCCATGTGCACATCCCCCAGCTGAAACCATGATCAATTCACAGTTAGTCTTGTTTCAACTATGaccccacctcccttctccttATGGACCACCGCTGCTGGATTATTCCGAAGTAAATGCAAGACACGATACTTTTCCAATGGTGAATATTTCAGCAGGTATCTCAAAAAGACCTAAGAagacctcttttttaaaaacttcaccCCCATAACCTTGCACacctaaaaaaaattagtaacaatCTACCAATCCTTTAATATCAAATATCCAAGTACTGATGCTTTAATAGGTACTTGAGtcttagattttaattttttttttttaacttaaagggacttttaaaatttagaggcAGTATGCTGAAATATTTAGAGGGTTAGTAATGTCTGTGACTGTTGCAAATGGTGCAGAATAAATCAACAAAAAGTAAGTAAATGTGGCAAAACGTTAACAGGTGGGGAATTGAAGCAAAGGGGAAGTGGGTGTTCCTTGTGGTATCCTTCCAGGTGTTCTGAAGgtttggcatttttcaaaatagaaagggTAGGGAAAATTCGTAGAAGGTATGAATCAAGGTGACCTTGACTTAGAGAGTAGCGATATTCTAAACTGTATATATGGGGAGATTCTTGAGGATTCTTATTCTCAATCAGTGGTTCTCTTTAGTGGGCCGAATCAGCCAGAGGGCTGATGGTTGGGTCCCACCTCCAGAGTCCCTGATCCAGTAGGACCACGGGGGGCCAAGAACCTGCATTTCTTACTCATTCTCAAGTGATGCTGATATGGTGGGtccagagaccacattagggaaCCAGTGTCTTAGAGTATGGGCTGTTCAAAGGAACTGGGTCAAAACTTCCATGAAGGGGCCCAAAGTGAAAGATATCAACTTTTCCCACTAAAGGACAAATCAAAGAAAAGAGGTATTGGGCCTGAGTGATCAAATCAGTGATGGATTTAAAGCATTGCCTGTGGCTGTAGGGGCTGCTAAGCAGAAAGGATTTTATGGAGGGCAGGTGTTAGGAGTATGACCACAAGTATTAGATTAGGGCAATCGTGATATAAACCTTGAATTCTTCTAATGGGGGGAGTGGGCTTGCCCCAAAGCTGGGCCTCCTGGTGGGCAGCAGCACACTTCTGGAGTGAGGTAGGTTTGTAGGATTGACCAGGCTACTGGTTTTTCTCCTGGGATGCCGACTGGGCTATGTTATTAcgtgtttattcattcactcttttATTCAACGAGTATTTGTGTGCACTGACTACAGGTAAGTGTTGCTCTAGGTATGGATGGACTAGAGGTATAGCCTGCAATCTTCTCCCCTCAAAAATACAGATTGTGGCCAGTTCCACATAACCAAATTAATATGTAAGatgaaagaaaaaggcaaagtcATGATTTCTAAAAGTCTCCTTTGTTAACAGAGGCACTTAATCAATATGATAAAGAAGTCCATTCTAACTCATAATTCATCATACAAAATTAAAGTGATACTGACTACGCTTACTGTGGTGAGCCCTGGGTTATGTACAGAATTGGCTGTACGCCCGAAACTGCCGTAACGCCGTGTGTCAACTGTATTCAATAATtaggaaaggaattaaaaaaagaaaagagtgataAAGGAAGATAAGAGTTTCTCAGAATTGTTTTCcacttaaagttttaaaaacatgtgGATAACTCGTAGTTCACGTTTATAGCAATGTCCCACCTTATACTGTGCAAATTCTAGTCTTGGTTGAGGATAGTCTCCAAAAGTTTCTTGAGTCACTCTCTggactctctctttttctattctgttttcatgaatGATCCGTGAATCCACTATAAATGgaagatttcaaaagaaaacaggTATTAGAAATGTATTTCAGCCATAAAATATCCTCTCCTCATCCCTAAGCTTTCACTATACTggcctcatttaaaaataatgtttactgTTTCTTCTCTTGATTGCAGTAATTCCTTTTGTAGGAAAGTTGCAAAGTGCAGGctggtaaataaaaaaaaatcctgcataaTTCTACCAAGGCAGAGAAAGCACTGTTAACGTTTTAATAAATTTCTGTCTAAATTATCATATAGTCTCcatggggtgcctgcgtggctcagtgggttaaagcctctgccttcggctcgggttatgatcccagggtcctgggatcgagccccacatcagctctctgcttggcaaggagtctgcttcctcctctctccctctctttctgcctgcctctctgcctacttgtgatcgatctctatcaaataaataaataaaatcttaaattgtcatatgatctccctgatatgaagaatttgagaggcaacgtagcagggtttggggggtagggaaggaaaaatgaaacaagatgggatcaggagggagacaaaccataagagactcttaatctcacaaaacaaactgagggttgcttgggggaggggggtaggaagagggtggtggggttatggacattagggagggtatgtgctatagtgagtgctgtgaagtgtgtaaacctggcgattcgcagacatggggctaataatatatgttaataaaaaataaaaaaaaattctgtctagCCTTTTTTCTTAATGAATAGAAAGATATATATTGTCTAAACTGGaattataaaatacacacaatTTTGTATTTTGCTCTCTTCATGTGAAATCACTGGCAGTCCTTGCAAAATGTTTACTCATAATTGCTGTGCCATTTCATTCGATTGCCAGATCACTGCTGAGTGATAGGACAAAGTTCATTTCTAGAAATCTAGATTGTACCCCACCACTCTTCTCAACTTTCTGGTCTGCTACAGAAGTTTCTTAGATTCTTCTCCTGGGTTTTCCACAGAGAGACTCCTGCCATCTGCGGGTAACAACACAGTCCCAACTCTGATTATTCAAGAAGGAGTTTATCCAGTGGATTCAGAGCTAGGGCTCCAGACTCCGACAGATTGGAATTTTATGCCTGGTTTTGGTGATTCCTAGATGTGTAACTTCGCCTAGCAAGTTACTAAACCGTTCGGAAACCCAGCTGTCTGCTAAACAGGGATTTTTCAGGGGACTGTgatgaagaggaaggaagtgATACCTGTAAGTGTTCGAGTGTGGTGCTTGGCACACcagaaagttaatttttgtaagggTTATTATTTGATGCTCTCATAAATTCTAAAAGGAACCTATGGTAGCTTATTatcccttttcttaaaaaaatttttttttttttttaaagattttattcgagagagggacacctgggtggcccagttcattaagcatctgccttcagcttaggtcatgatcccagggtcctgggactgagcacagCATCAGGCTtcttactcagcggggagcctgcttctctctctgcttgccgtTCCTTGCTTgtgctgactctctctctctgacagataaaaacatttttaaaaaatctaaaaaaaaaaagattttatttgagacagagatagtgagacaGCAAGCACGAgtggaaggaggcagaggaagtgggaggagactccctgctgagcagagagcccacgtgggactcgatcccaggaccctgagatcatgacctgagcaggaggcattcgcttaaccgactgagccacccaggagccccttaatttatcttttttttttttaaaagattttttatttatttatttgacagacaaagatcacaagtaggcagagagccaggcagagagagaggaggaagcaggctccctgacaggcagagagcccgatgcggggctcgatcccaggaccccgagatcatgacctgagctgaaggcagaggctttaacccactgagccacccaggtgcccctagtttatCTTTTCAACAGAAagttaattttcaatttttctgaaaGCAGTGGATAGTTCTGAATCTGGCTCCGAGTGATTAAATGTTTTACCAAGTAACAGAAACCTAGAAAGGAATGATGTGTTCCAAATTTCGGTTTTATCTTAAAACACACATACTATGTATATCCAGCTCCAGGGTTCTGTCCTGCAGAGGTACAGTGGAGTTGTGAGTTtcaaagttctaaaaaaaaaaaaaaaaaaaaaaaagaaggaaagaaagaaaaaaaaaagtgaatctttGCCTGATTTTAACATCTTAAAACATGAGTAATAAATGGTTTTAGTACCTAACAGTGTGtcgaatctttattttttttcaaccaaaAGAGATTTGAGGCCACATCCAGGCTGAGTTAAGCACTTCTCCCAGACAGGAGACTGGCAGAGACTGCTGGGCCAGCAACATGCCTGTTTTGAATGAGGAGTTCGGTCCTTTGTTAGCATAAAAATGGATCTGGATGAAGCCCGGGTGGtaaagcaaaagctaaaggaatgCAACGTGCTGCTTCAGCTTTATAGCTCCGTCTTCATCACTGTGAAATACTCCCCAAGGCTCCTTCTGGAAAAATCACTTTCCTACTGAAGTCCGTCTCTCAATCATTTTTCCCTTTGCGGCCGATGTTTTTATAATTAAGTGCGTGACAGTGTGAATTATCCTAGGGATGCAAATGTCACAGCAGAACACGTGGAAGGGTGGTGGGTAAGAGCGGGTGGTTGCTGTGGGTGAAAACCACTAACTTcatgttagatttttttctttaaagagtggCTGGCAGAGAGCTGTCACTTCTTTCTACTTAGGACAGATGAAAATACGTAAGTGTAATGTACCTAAGGGCTCAAAGGTAGACCCAGAGCATTAACCATCCACCTACAGGAGTCTGAACACGTGAGCACACTGCTGCCACGCATAGGAAAAAACGACCGAGTCTGGAAGGTCAGATCCCTTCTTATcattaaaggaaataatgcatTCAAATAATTTAAACCAACAGATTAATTATGGGACTTCGTAATAAACCAgtgctttctcctttccttctaacTCTTGTATCACTTGTATGACCGATAGGACAAAAATGAAATCGACTTTCCTCTTGCATAATCGAATAATATAATTAGCTTCGAAAGATAGTATCGAGTTACTCTAAAGATAAATTCTAATTGGAATAGCTGACTTGGAAATGGGGATCTGTAACATAAACTCTAACGACTAGGGAACAGTATAAAACAATGCGATTATAACAAGAAGAAAGTGAGGCACTATGATTTCCTTTCATGTTAACTCACTGAAAGCCTTCTCCACTTCAGTAATATCTGGAATGATCTCCTTTTGTCCGAGGTGGACTTTCCCACCTGCTCAGACACGTCTAAGTCAATCAAGTGTGAACCAGAAAATGGAGGTGTAACTTGAAAGAGCATCACTGATAGGCTCACCCGATTATACTGTTTAAAAACAATAGCCTTGAGAGAGTCCAGATACCGGCTTCTGAGGTCCATTTTCACAATCTTATGGTGATTGCTGGCAACTGTCAGCGCCTGGAAGTGAAAATTTGCCAAGACTATTAGGATTACCCAATATTTATAGTATTATAGCCCAATATTTATAGTATCTATAATTTTTGGTTGAATTTTTGCATTAAGCACACATTACTTCTAGATGAAAAGACAGAGAGCTCCAAACCAATGCTTGTGCCATGCTCCCACTAGTAGAACAGTTTCTGCTCCTTATTTTAGGAAATCAAGAATTATATGtggtattttatataaaatgcttaCTGAGCAGTTTAACCCTAAGCAGACCTctgaaataagaataataaaaatattacagcCTAGGGTACTTGGTTCCCTACCTGACCCAGAAGGGGCATATTGCTTTTCAGCAGACAGGAGGAAGTGAAGGCGTAGGGAGTCTGGGAGTAATACACCACATAGACAGGTTTGTACTGGTTTGGCTTTTTATACTGTGTTCCCCAAGCAATTCGAATCCATACGGCATTCTCCTCAGCATCTCGGAAACTTACCATCaccttaaaaaaaccaaaaaaaaaaaaaaaaaacaaaaaacaagagttaAGTTTCCTAATTAAAGTCTGTGGCACCAGGGGCCTtcgctgactcagttggtagagcatgggagtcttgatctcagggtcaggagtttgagccccacattgggtgaagagattacttaaagaaaaagaaaattcacattaAGAAAAAATGTATGGTACCAGCAAGCGTTCCTTAGGGGTGAAGGATGTCGCCGTAACCTTGCACATAGGCTGAGACCCAGCagtctttctactttttattagAGTGTTTGGGGGATCTTTGGGAGAAGATTTTGTGGTTGCTTTGGAAAGATACATTTATGCCTTGCAGAGTCTTTTGGagggaaaacaaattttaaatgctACAATCAGGGTATCACaatttttcaacaatttcttgGGCTTGTCTCTAAAGAACCCTTTTCTGATATGTATGATTTTATGAAATAAGACAGCCTAACAAATGACATACCTGTTTAATAGTGAGGTTTTTCAGCATCAAACACAGACCTATTGTGCACTGTAAATTTAATAGTAAGATTTCTATGTAGTAATGGGCTCAAATATATTAATCTTAATGCTTGTATGCATTTAACTCAGATGGTAACAATTACTCTAAAGTAATgtggaaagaatatagaaaattctATTTCGTGGATAAAACACAGATCTTTCTCAACTTCTAAATGTGACTGCCAGTTGGTTTGGAATTTAATAACATGTTCCTAGATTCTTAACTTCCCCTCGATTTAGCTTCCCCCAGGGAGGTCAGAATCCAGATGGAGGCATCTGAGACAGGTGCATTTGGCTTGCCCACACCTCTTGACTTCCTTCCCCTTGTACCTGACTCCAGAAAAAGCAGGCTGCAGTGTGGCTGCTGGCATTAGCAAAGAAGGCAGTTATTCCAACGCTGCCCACTCTTTATTTGGCTGCTTTCCCATATTCCCTCAGGGTACGAGACAAAGAACCCTCCCTGGTCTGGGGTGCAGACTGCTCGGAGTACGTGCTGTGCGTGGAGCTGTCTGACCTTCCCAGAAGGTCAGTGAGCAGCATAGCCCTTGGCCCCAACAGGCACTCAGTGGACCTTTGCTGGCTTGAATGGAAGAGCCTGGCAGGGTCTGATTCTGAATAGCCTCTTTGTGTCACATTATAAAAGCAAAGCCCGTCCAATCGAGATTGAATGCGGTATGTGGAGGGCACAATTTTACCAGAGGGAGAAAACTGATTGCACTCAACATATTCAGGTAATTTCTGTAGCCCAGAATGAGGATAACTGAAGTAAAGCCTCATGGAGAAGCTTAAAGAGCTCTGTGTCCTCCTTATATTGGATGCAGAGTTGGGCACACATGCCTAAGTATATACTTGCCCGGAGAGAGGTGCTGTACcacttatcaaaattttcatAAGGCTCTATAATCTAAAAaaggtcaaataaaaaaatcaatgggcTAAGAGAAAAGGATATTCACAGAGTCAGGATAATCCTGGCCCAGATGGCTTTCAGATTCTGTCTCACTTTCTTCTAGTAAAGATGACTTTCAGATCCCCTAAGAGGCAGGGCCCAAATGCAGACCTCGACTATTTTCCCAAGAAACTACCTTAATAGATATTATCCTTCAGTAGCCAGGAGAAAGCATTTTTCATTGAGGATAGCTCAGATAAATATTGTTCAGGCTTAACCTGGACACTTGCTGGCCAAGGGTCCTAGTGGTTTGGTTAACCTGGGACTGTCCTGCTGGCCAGGGTACTCTGGCCATAAATTGTTAGAATTGGCCACGACCCACAAGCTCTTGACATACTACAAACAAGTTTAGTGTGGGAATCAAATGAAGCTTACAAGGAACAGAATGGCTACATATTTAACCATACTAATATATTTAGTACAGACTATCATATGAAACTACATGATACATAGGTATAAAAAAGGAGAGTAAATGTACTACCTTTTTacaattgaaatatattttttagcttttgttttttttttttttttaaatattttatttattttgacagagagaaatcacaactaggcagagaggcaggcagagagagaggaggaagcaggctccccgcggagcagagagcccgatgcggggctcgatcccaggaccctaggatcatgacctgagccgaaggcagaggctttaacccactgagccacccaggcgcccctagcttttgttttctttccctgtaagttttattttctttttaaagattttatttatttatttgacagagagagagagtgagagcaggaacacaagcagggggagtaagagagggagaagcaggcttcctgctgagcagggagcccga encodes:
- the CENPN gene encoding centromere protein N isoform X1 codes for the protein MDETLAEFIKRTIMKIPMTEMMPILKAWDFLSEKQLQTVNFRQRKEYLVQDLVLLCEEKRASIHDAALLDIIYTQFHRHQKLWDVFQMSKEPGEDIDLFDMEQFKSSFVKILQRALKNVMVSFRDAEENAVWIRIAWGTQYKKPNQYKPVYVVYYSQTPYAFTSSCLLKSNMPLLGQALTVASNHHKIVKMDLRSRYLDSLKAIVFKQYNRNFETHNSTVPLQDRTLELDIHMDSRIIHENRIEKERVQRVTQETFGDYPQPRLEFAQYKLETKFKSDLNGDILAERKEPLRCLIKFSSPHLLEALKALAPAGIADAPLSPLLTCIPNKGMNYFKIRDK
- the CENPN gene encoding centromere protein N isoform X2, whose translation is MDETLAEFIKRTIMKIPMTEMMPILKAWDFLSEKQLQTVNFRQRKEYLVQDLVLLCEEKRASIHDAALLDIIYTQFHRHQKLWDVFQMSKEPGEDIDLFDMEQFKSSFVKILQRALKNVMTPYAFTSSCLLKSNMPLLGQALTVASNHHKIVKMDLRSRYLDSLKAIVFKQYNRNFETHNSTVPLQDRTLELDIHMDSRIIHENRIEKERVQRVTQETFGDYPQPRLEFAQYKLETKFKSDLNGDILAERKEPLRCLIKFSSPHLLEALKALAPAGIADAPLSPLLTCIPNKGMNYFKIRDK